The Ictidomys tridecemlineatus isolate mIctTri1 chromosome 6, mIctTri1.hap1, whole genome shotgun sequence genome includes a region encoding these proteins:
- the Etv6 gene encoding transcription factor ETV6 isoform X3 — protein sequence MNGKALLLLTKEDFRYRSPHSGDVLYELLQHILKQRKPRILFSPFFHPGNSIHTQPEVLLHQNHEEDNCVQRTPRPSVESVHHNPPTIELLHRPRSPITTNHRPSPDPEQRPLRSPLDNMIRRLSPAERAQGPRLHQENNHQESYPLSVSPMENNHCPPSSESHPKPSSPRQESTRVIQLMPSPIMHPLILNPRHSVDFKQSRLSEDGLHREGKPINLSHREDLAYMNHIMVSVSPPEEHALPIGRIADCRLLWDYVYQLLSDSRYENFIRWEDKESKIFRIVDPNGLARLWGNHKNRTNMTYEKMSRALRHYYKLNIIRKEPGQRLLFRFMKTPDEIMSGRTDRLEHLESQELDEQIYQEDEC from the exons gTGATGTGCTCTATGAACTCCTTCAGCATATCCTGAAGCAGAGGAAACCTCGGATTCTTTTCTCACCATTCTTTCACCCTGGAAACTCTATCCACACTCAGCCAGAGGTCCTACTGCATCAGAACCACGAAGAAG ATAACTGTGTCCAGAGGACCCCCAGGCCATCCGTGGAGAGCGTGCACCACAACCCTCCCACCATTGAACTCTTGCACCGCCCTAGGTCACCCATCACGACCAACCACCGGCCTTCTCCTGACCCCGAGCAGCGGCCCCTTCGATCCCCCCTGGACAACATGATCCGCCGCCTCTCCCCGGCCGAGAGGGCCCAGGGACCGAGGCTCCACCAGGAGAACAACCACCAGGAGTCCTACCCCTTGTCAGTGTCTCCCATGGAGAATAATCACTGCCCGCCATCCTCCGAGTCCCACCCGAAGCCCTCCAGCCCCCGGCAGGAGAGCACCCGAGTGATCCAGCTGATGCCCAGTCCCATCATGCACCCTTTGATCCTGAACCCCCGGCACTCCGTGGATTTCAAACAGTCCAGGCTTTCCGAGGATGGGCTGCACAGGGAAGGGAAACCCATCAACCTCTCTCATCGGGAAGACCTGGCCTACATGAACCACATCATGGTCTCCGTGTCCCCGCCTGAAGAACACGCGCTGCCCATTGGGAGAATAGCAG ACTGTAGACTGCTTTGGGATTACGTCTATCAGTTGCTTTCTGACAGCCGGTACGAAAACTTCATCCGATGGGAGGACAAAGAATCCAAAATATTCCGGATAGTGGATCCCAATGGACTGGCTCGACTGTGGGGAAACCATAAG aacagaacaaacaTGACCTATGAGAAAATGTCCAGAGCCCTGCGCCACTACTACAAACTAAACATTATCAGGAAGGAGCCAGGACAAAGGCTTTTGTTCAG GTTTATGAAAACCCCAGATGAAATCATGAGTGGCCGAACAGATCGTCTGGAGCACCTTGAGTCCCAGGAGCTGGATGAACAAATATACCAGGAGGACGAGTGCTGA